GAGTCCTGGTTATAATCATGCATTTACGTAACTTCTAAACGTGGACATTCAATGAAACTGTATGGCTCTAGTTTTGTTCTCTACCGTATTTGTGTTCCAATTTATCATGTAGTCCTTTTAATCCCAGCCACGAATGAGTATTTTGGATTGATAAGATTTATAAGATTGACTTGAGTCATATTGGCGAAATGATTTCTTTTCACAGCCTAGCGTTAACATGTGTGATAAGACATGATTTTGGGAAAAAAAAACAGATCATCATTAGTCCTTTAAAAAAAATGAAAAACATCTCATTATTTCCCATAAGCTTGGCTAAAGTCATCTTTGTGTAATCAAGGCAGAAGGCTATAAAGTTTTAAATACAGTTTTGGAGAAAAACATGTTATCTTTTGTTCTTTTTCACAGTGAAGATGCTGGAAAAAAATCATTTGTTGTTTCCATGTACATGAATGCTTTATTTCCCAGTGTTGTTACTCCTTAACAATATATTTTTAACATTTCTCGAAGTATCAAAATTTCACAAGTTACCGTCCGGTTTATGCACAAGAGCAGGGGATGAAAATTTGCATTACCTGGAAATATTTTGAGAAAATTTCATTGGAGTAGTATATCTTCCATATCACTAGTGAGCACTAGTGCACTATATATTCTGCAAGCATCCTACTGTACTCATTTTTAGTGCACAGATGAACATTTTACTTGATGTGTGCAATTGAGTTGCTTACATAGTTACAAAGTCCTCTCAGAACTCAATGGTTTTGCTTACATAGTTACATTGGACATCACTGGTAACCTCATCATTTGCTATTCTATACCTAACTAATTCACCACACTAAGTGAATGGACTAATGCAGCATAGGAGTTTCCTCTTATGCTTTTAAAAAAAACAAAGTCTTCCTTATAAAGTTTTGGTGCATTCATGTATGGAAGAAGCTCTCTGTTTTATGCTTAACACAGGTAGACATGCAAATCTACATCTTGCATTGGTGATTTTTTCATAGGACTACAGGAACTCTCGCAGTGAGCTAAATTACTTTCAGAAGATCATGAGATTTCTCATGTTGCTCTCTGCACGAAGGATCATTATAGAAGGAACACTAAGTTTGGGGAAGGCATATTTATGGCATGCTTGGAGATATAACACTATATACACATAAATGTCTAATCTTATTTGTAAGTTAGCAGATAATTAGTTTGCATCAGGGACATAACTGCATAGATTGATAACTACAGTATAATAAAATTGGTTGGTTCCTGGAGCATGAATCTGTGAGATATAGTTATGAATCATGCAGGGCACTACTTTGAAGTTTGAAAAATGTAAAATTcaaacccttaacaaaatttagcATGAAATGGAGTTTAGTAACCTCCAGTGGTCCACTGCAACAACTTTGTTACATACTATATCTCATGCATGCTAGCTATCTTATATCTTGTAACTGAGTAACTGCCATTCTATCTGCATGTCTGATATGGACAAAATATCATAGATTAATATGTGGCTACTCATACTGGTCTGTTTAATTCTAGCCAGTTGGATTGTATTGAGTAATATATCTTTGTTAAAAAAATCCATGGTGTATTTGTTTTGGAAAAACAACTCTGTAAACGCTGACCAACAATTGGTCACATTATCCCCTTCCCTTTTGGGGCTGTGTGCTTGTAACTCTTGTAGTCTATTGTGCATAATTGTTTGTATTTGTCAAAAATGACCATGCTGTGTGGAAATATTCCATTCTCTGTTAAAAAATTGGCCACGTTATAGGTATATGTGCATTAGTCATTTAGTGTGTAAAATCCATATACTATTAGATTCATGTTCCAGAATGCTGTCACTATATATTAGTTTTGTTTCTCTAAGAGATTATTTTATGTGAAAATAACAGCCAGGGTCTACACTTGAACCTTGAAAGGTCAATAAAAACAAGCCTAGTACTCTTCAACCAAGGGAGTAATACTAATATGATTTTCGGAAAGCTAACCTCAGTACAATAAACCTTCAACTCCATTTTCTTTTTGAAATGGTCCTAGAACATAAAAGGATCAGCAGAACTCATTTGGAAAGCATGCAATGTGTGGTATTTAGGGGGGGGGGGGTACCCAACACTTAGTGCAAACAAGTTAATTATTCTCCCTATTTTATTAAATTAGTTTATGCCACTAATGAGTGCAATGAAATTTGCATGGCTTAGTGAATCACTGGCACTAGTGTCCTCTTGGATAAGAATTTATATACCTTGTGTTGATAAAAGCCTAAACCCCTACTCTGTTGCAAATTGCAGATTGTTTTAGTTTTGTCCAAAGTCAAATATCTCTAACTTTGACCAAGTTTCGAGAAACATAATTAGCATATACATTATACAATACCAAATTGTGGATTTGATGAAAGTTATTGATGTGGTACATGTCTGTGAATTTCTTTTGAACGTGGTCAAACATAGAAAAAATTAACTTAGGACAGAACTAAAACACCTTACATTTGGGTCTGAGGGAGTATATTTTAGTTGTTCATACATTTAATGTTCATTTTTGTATGATATATGGTTCAACAACACCTTTTACTGACATAAGGTACTACAAACAGTTACATTCATGACATCAATTCAGAATGAGATGTTAAAACATCGTGATTGAATGCCAAATCCTTCATTGTGTGGAACAAAGCAAGCAGTACATATGTGTCTTCTTGTCAGAAATTATCTTCACACTACAGCTGAATGTATGGACTTTATGTTTAGCGTGCCTAGAATCTTGTGCTTGGATCATTTGTTTTTATATTTTGATTTGAAGCACTACAACATTTATGATAGTATTGGTTGTTAATAGGTTCTCTTATGGATTCTATTGGTTTTATGTCTCTATGCACTGCCATTATGCATGCTGCTTGTTGTTTGTACGTTCACCCATGGATTAAAATGCCTTTTTCAGGAATAAGGAAAATTGGTTTATCCATGCTTTTGTGTTTAATTACTACCGCTTTATTTATGCATCATGGATGATTCTCAATGTACTTAACGTGATTTGATTGTTTAAATTGATCAAACTCGTAGATGAAATATTTTGACTGCTAATCCAATTAACTATCTGTTATGATTCTGGATATAGTTTTTCTTAAAGATAAAAACGGCCACTGTTTGTGTCATCATTTCAATTTTATTTTTACTTGAGTCAACACCTGATTTTGTCATATATTGTGGCAGCCATCTACTGAATAGACGTGTGGTTAGTATGCATGCACTGGcagttttcctgaatttttttggtaTTTCGTGAATCTGTCAGGTAAGGCTCTTTCTTTCAGAGGATTCCCCTTCTCAAGCTGGATTAAGACCACAGGACAATCTCCAAGCAAAAGGCTCATGGTTAATGCATGCAGCTGGCCCAAGCTCAGATGATTCTCTGCCACCTGGCTTCGAATCATTGCAGCCAACCAGCGATCTCAAAATTGACATGTCCCAAATCGCTCTTATTAGGTGGAGATGCCCACCACAGGTAATTAGGGCCTGTAATCTTgaacattgcattctactactggCAAGTTGCCAAGGTGACATCAGATCATTCGCGCAACCCCCCAAGTCAAGTTTTTTTTTTTACAATTGTTGCATTCTTTGGTTGCAGATATTGTATAATCCTGATTGGTGTGTCGCTGCTGGAGAAGAAAGTGAGGAGGTTGCCTTGCAGAATGAGAGGATGTTTGGAGCACTGGAGGCTATATATCCACGACCATCGAACATTCCTCCAAAGTAAGCGAGCTGCATTTTAGTTTGTCACTCTtctaatctctctctctcttctcatTTCTTGTACACTTTTTTCTGTGCCAATCCAGCCCATTGGTTACTCCTGATGTGAAAGACTCCCAGTATGATGATTCCCGAACCCAATTGGTTCCTTTGCTCCCAGTTGAAGAGGATGATGCCTCTGACCAGTTCGAAGAACCACCTGTTGGTCTACCAAGTAGTTACCACCAGTCAGATAAGTATGATGATGCAATATCCAGGGTCCCACAAGCCTCAGATGCTCTCTTTACCACTGCACAACAGCAGCCGAATGGTTCCATCAACACAACAAGGTCTGGTGTCCCCGCCGAAGCAGACGTAGTGGCTGCTGCATCTGCTGCTTACACTGCAATAATGCAAAGCAACCAAATGGGAAACATGATTGACCAAGATCTGCTCATCAAAATACTAAGTGATCCTGCCCAAATTCAGAGGCTAATGAAAGAATATGGTGCGCTTAAACATGAACAGTCAACCAACAGTTCTGTGGCGTCAATGGTGCAAGGTCCACCACCCCAGATGACAGCTAGTGTCCCCGTCTCTATCCCAGACCGTTCCAATGCATTTCACAACATAAACCCTAAGCTGCCGCCTCCACCTGTTCCGAATCGTCTACCTCCAGCTTCAGTTACCATGAATGCACCAGCGAGTTCAAGTCAAGCAATTAGCTTTCCAAGTGGCCCAACCAGGGGTTTGAACTATTACCAGAACCTGATCCATCAGCATGGAGGGGAGAGGCAGGAGCCACTTCAGCAGCATGGAATGCAGTTTGCAATGCATCACCAGCCTCTTGCCTCGCAGGCCAGTGCCGCTGATGTTGTCAGCAGTGGTGCTATGCCAGCTAGGGATACCAAGCAAAGGCCTACGAAGCCTTGTGCTTACTTCAACAGCGCGAGAGGATGCCGGAACGGTGCGAACTGCACGTTTCTGCACGATGTGTCTGCCGCGAGGAAAGAACAGTCAAAGGGTTCCAAAAGGATTAAGCTTGACAGCAGAATAGCCGGGCGGTATTGAGGGGCTGCTGCCGCCGGTTGATTTTTGACTGTTCATTTCGCCTTTTTTCCCCTTCAAAAACGTTTCAGTAAATATTGCGCCCCAGCTCCTTGTTTCTTTCACTTAGCCAATTTCTCTTTGTTGACTAAATGAGGTGTTTTAGAAGAAAGAAAAATATCCCACGATTTATTGGAGCTATGTCGTGGTAGCTACGCCGTGGTCATTTGTGTTGGTTCTGCTTTTTTTTTTTGTCAAGACCGAGAAATGCATAGTTGCATACTTTAACATATAGACCTTAAATAAAAAGAACATAAAACGCGAAAACAGAGTCGTTTGTCTTGTGTCTTGGTCCATGGGAGCCGATAAGCTGTTGGAAACTTGGAATATCGTTTTGCTTGGTGCATCTCTATTTTGCCCGACTTGGTGCTtgtaagagcaactccaacaacTCCTAAGAAAATTACTCCTATACAAGGAATTTGGGATCTCCCTAAATCATGTAATTCCAAAAAAAAATGTTCAACTCCAACAAATCCCAAAAATATAAGTTAGTTATGGTGGACCCACAACATCTCTTTAGCCGGACCTCTCGCAAAAATCTGTTGAGGCTTCTGCGCCGCCATTCAAAGTCACCGTGCAGAAACTTTCTTCTGCCATCAATCTTCCAAAGGAGTAGCAGGTACGCACCAGGCCAGCAGTCGGCCGATGTTGATCAAATCAATGCTTACCGTACACACTCTTTTCCGTTTGATTCGTCGTCGACTGATTGGTGGAGCTGACGAGGCAGGTGCCACCATCGTTGGAGCTGACCAGGCAGGTGCTGCCATCCCTGGACCTTCACCATCGCACAGAAGGCAGAAGCTGCACACGAAATTTGAGTTCCTGCACAGGTACCTGAAAGCAGGTGTCGGAGTTGCTCCCTTGCTTGTATGTATTAGCAAATTATCTTTTTTTACCATCTGACCATTAGACAAAATGGTGTGCCATGATGCTAATGAGAAAATATGGTCGTTGTATTGTATTTATTTGCAGCCTTTACACAGTACCTTCCATCATGAGTCATCGACCATCGCTATTGCAAAGAATTTTGGATGAGTCTtcatccgatgatgatgatgatattaGTTTTGGCGAGTACAATATTTTCCATCATCCATCGCATATTCATCGAAAACGGGTTGGTTCTATGCCTGGACATATAGTTAAATATCGAGACAGACAAGGAGGTCACGCAAGAATGTTTCAAGATTACTTAGCAGATAATTCTACATTCAGCTTATCTGATTTTAGGCGAAGGTTTGTTTAATTCCATTTGGTACCTTTCTTTCAATCACAGATGCCATATTGATATTTTATTATTCTTGGTTCCACAGGTATAGAATGAGTCGTGATTTATTTAAACGCATAATGGCTGCAGTACAAGATCATGATGATTACTTCCAATTAAAGTTCAATGCAGCAAATATAGCTGGATTAAGTTGCTTCCAAAAGGTGACCGCAGTATTCCGTATGCTAACTTATGGAGTAGCAGCAGATGCCACAGATGAGTATGTACGTATTGGAGAAAGTACTGTTATAGAGAGTCTGAGAAGGTTTGTGAAGGCAGTAATTCAAGTGTTTGGTGATGAATATTTGAGATCTCCCAATGAAAATGATACAGCTCGGTTACTTGAATTAGGAAAACAAAGAGGATTTCCTGGAATGTTAGGTTCAATAGATTGCATGCATTGGAGGTGGAAGAACTGTCCTTCTGCATGGCATGGTATGTATTCCGGTCATTTCCATGAGCCTACAATTATACTAGAGGCGGTTGCTTTAAAAAACTTATGGATTTAGCATGCATTTTTTGGTTTGCTTGGGTCACACAATGATATCAATGTTCTCCATCGATCGCCACTATTTTCAATGCTAGCTGAAGGCCAAGCTCCACAAGTGCATTACTCCATAAATGGTCATAATTACACGATGGGGTACTATCTTGCTGATGGCATATATCCATCATGGGCAACACTTGTGAAGACTATACCAGAGCCACAAGGGAACAAGCGAAGATATTTTGccaaagcacaagaagctctaagaAAGGATGTTGAGCGTGCATTTGGAGTTCTACAATCTCGTTTTGCTATTGTTCGTGGTCCAGCACGTTTTTGGGATGAAGAGACGTTAGGTGACATCATGAAAGCATGTGTTattatgcacaacatgattgttgAAGACGAGGAAGAAATCGACCCTGATGAACGTTTTCAGGATGGTGGACAAAATGTGCAACCTTCACATGATCATCATCAAGATTTGGATGAATTCATTGAGGTCCATAGAAAAATTAGGGACAAAGAAACTCACCATCAGCTGCAAGAAGATCTGGTGGAGCATATATGGCGGCATCATGCTGATGAATATTAATTTTTTCCACTAGAACTAGGGTGTACTCGACATTGGTCTAGTTGCGTTCAAATAAGTATTTACAACCAACCAGTATAAACTATTCAATTTTTTCTGCAATTTTTTTATGAAATTAACATATTCTCGGCTCCTCATAAGTCTATACATTTTTATTATAGAAGACCACTCGTGATTGTGGGCAGTGCTCGACAATATGACAGGCATCATATTCGGACTGTATTGTGACAGCATGAAAGAAACAAATAAAATCAAAGGCAATTCTGATGAAACTAAACACACTAGTTCTATCAACAAAACTAATCACATTATTTGTCTGAACGAAATAGTAAACAATTTGCATGAAAGAAACAAATAATGGTTCTCTGAAACTAACTAATGGTTATCTAAAATAAGTGACTTGCATGCCATGCCAAGAAACAACTGCACAGACTTGCAGCCCTGATTCTGAATTTATCTACTAGTCTTGTGAACTCCAAACTGCAAAGAAATTAGAATGGTTAAGTATAGTTGTAGCACATGAACCGTAGGAAATCCAACAACCAGAAGTGAACAAGGATTCATAAATAACAAAAAAATCACCTCATTTATAAACACGACGAGCAATAATTTCATTTTGCAAATTTCTATAGAACTGTTGTAGGTGCTCAGGCATTGTGTCTAATTCCATAGTCATAATCCTCTCTTCCTCTAACATTTTTTTCATTTGTAGCTCACTATTCTTTACTTCAAGATTTTTGGCCTCATTTGCAGCCCTGACCTGTTCTGTAGCAGCCCTCATTTGTTCAGTGCTAGCTCTTACTTGATCAAGTTGAAGCCTCTCTTTCTCTATTTCATATGCCATATTGAATCTCTCCTCTTTTTTCTTCTCTTTCTCTGCATCACACTCTTTCTTTTTATCCCAGAAATGCTTAGAAGCCTCCATGTAAGACTCAGCACCACCTCGCCGCATTACTTCTTTAGATTTTTTGATACCTATTGGTCTTTTAGGAGTTTCCTCTTCGGGCCTGCTATTATCATTGATAGGATTGCTGTTGCTTGACTCATTGATGATGGGAGTGATAGTTCCAGGACTAGAAACTATATTTGTCTTATGCTTTTTATTAGCAACTTTTTTCAGATCATCCATCAGCTTGCGCTTCTCATGCCACTTTGGTTGGTTACGCAGTATGTTCCAGCAATGCATGCATTGGAAAGATTTATTGTCCTTGTCTCTAGACTTGTAGAGAGCCATTGCTTGAACAATCTGCACGTGTGATACAAACACAACTTAGTTACTACAACTTTGAAATATACATTATAGGTTGCAAAACAAAATATTAAAAACTACCTTGTCTTGCAACGTGACACCACTTTGCCTTCTCCCTTCAATATCAGATATGCAGGCACAAAACTTGTTAACGCTCTCCAAAATAAATCCCCATCGATGAGATATGGAACTTTGAGAACGATATGATGGAAAAGTTTTATGGTTGTGATAGTAATTATAAACTCTCTTCCAAAATGTACCACGAGTCTGGTTTGTGCCATTCACAGGATCCAAACTAATGTTCAGCCACGCTGAGACAACCAAAGCATCCTCCTGCTGGCTGAAATTAGCAGACCTTTTCTGATTTGGTCTAGACGAAGTCACAACTACAGATGGATGCTGCTCAGAAACAATATCGTAGTCATCCAAAGACATGTTATTGTTACCCTCGCTCATCAGGTTACTAAAATATCCTCCTTGCATTGTAAGTACCTCCTATATAAAAAAAACTATAAATCAGAGGTATTTCCAACATACAGGACATTTTGATATGGAAAGGATGTGTCACCAGCCAATGGCTACAGAAATTGTTTCATAGAAATTCAGATTAATTGAAAACTTGGTCTATACTTCCTTTCTCAGCAGCACATACACCAAAGTGGCGGCACAAACTAGCAAAATCAGTACGATCTATGAAATTAATACATCCCAAAATGTAAATCATCGTGGACTACCCTTTCTCAGCAGGCGGCGGCGCAAGAACACGATGTGCAACCATTTGTGAATTGAAATAAAAAAGCTCACGAATTAAATGTCTTACCTCAAATTCAAGACCGGTTGCAGATGGATTTTGAGTAGCCATCGCAGAATCATCTTGCGTCATGGATTCCCCACCAACAGGATCCATCGGAAGAGCAGTTTGCATCGACCTCCACTTGGTTGAAGACCGCCGCCACCTGCTTGTCCAGTGCGCGCGAACTGCAGACCGAGGGAGATTGGATGAAGTGCGTAGGCGGCAAAAGGGCGCGGGAACGGAAACCGCCAGCTAGATTGGGAGCCTGCTGGTCGGCGGAGATTTGCGCACAGGATGAGGTTGTATTCGCGTGCGAGGCTTTAGGGGTAACAGTTGAGAGTCTGTTGGACACatggtttttcttttttttcccaaAAAACTAATTGGGACAATAGTTTAAGGAATTATTGGAGTCGCTCTAAGGTACTCCAGTTTGTAAGAGCGTTTTGCTAAACTCAAACTTAGTTGTTAAATATATATTGGAAACAAAACAAGGTTCTAATTCTTAGTTGTTAGACATTTAAAAGTTATACCAATTCAGCTTTTCTAGTTATTATTTACAGTTTCAAATTTGATTTATTTGTACGATAAAGTTTATTGGCTATCATTTTTCTCTTGGTTACTATTTTTATTCATTGCGAGTCACAGTTGTTCGGTTTTTCTCTAAATTTTTAGACGGGTCGTCATTAGACTTGTCAATGAGGGTTCAACCTTTACGTACCTCAAATCATTCAAAGTGCATCGTTTGTACCGTTGTACGCTGCCATGAACTTGATGACATGCAAATGATTTCATAGTGTAATTGACGCGTGAAATAGGTTGTTGTAAGTGTGAAACATGTCAAGTATGTGGACTAGCTAGTAAGTTGATATATTTAAAGACCTCATTTAAGGAATGAAGCATAATTTATAGTTAACAACACCTTAAATTAATTTTAGAAAGTTTTTTTTTGAACTAATGGAGTTACTCTAAACCATTTTGTTTGTAAGGTACTCGAGATTTAAATTTTAGCCTTTTTTAGAACACATCCCTTGACACGTGTTttatgaaaagaaaaaaaattgcaGATATAACATGATATATCTACGAGAAATCTTGTACCGTAGATTACAAATTCACAGATAAAATGGTTAGTAACCTAAAACAACTAGAGGAATAGAAGAAAAGGCACGAAGAAAGGTATCCTCCATCTTAAAACCTAATTGGCTACATCTGCGAATGGGACAACACATATGTAACATCTAGGGTTAGTTACATGTTAATTAGTGGGTTTGAACTTAAACACAAGGTGCCAAGTGATGATCAAGAGCTTTAGTTCAAAATCTTTCAAAAGTGATGACAAAGGTGTAGAGCTTAGTTCTTTGAAAATAAACCCCTAGCTTAATTTTTTAGATCAC
This portion of the Zea mays cultivar B73 chromosome 2, Zm-B73-REFERENCE-NAM-5.0, whole genome shotgun sequence genome encodes:
- the LOC100281765 gene encoding zinc finger C-x8-C-x5-C-x3-H type family protein isoform 1 (isoform 1 is encoded by transcript variant 1), yielding MMGSRRYKRVSWANGANLCKVRLFLSEDSPSQAGLRPQDNLQAKGSWLMHAAGPSSDDSLPPGFESLQPTSDLKIDMSQIALIRWRCPPQILYNPDWCVAAGEESEEVALQNERMFGALEAIYPRPSNIPPNPLVTPDVKDSQYDDSRTQLVPLLPVEEDDASDQFEEPPVGLPSSYHQSDKYDDAISRVPQASDALFTTAQQQPNGSINTTRSGVPAEADVVAAASAAYTAIMQSNQMGNMIDQDLLIKILSDPAQIQRLMKEYGALKHEQSTNSSVASMVQGPPPQMTASVPVSIPDRSNAFHNINPKLPPPPVPNRLPPASVTMNAPASSSQAISFPSGPTRGLNYYQNLIHQHGGERQEPLQQHGMQFAMHHQPLASQASAADVVSSGAMPARDTKQRPTKPCAYFNSARGCRNGANCTFLHDVSAARKEQSKGSKRIKLDSRIAGRY
- the LOC100281765 gene encoding zinc finger C-x8-C-x5-C-x3-H type family protein isoform 2 (isoform 2 is encoded by transcript variant 2), with translation MHAAGPSSDDSLPPGFESLQPTSDLKIDMSQIALIRWRCPPQILYNPDWCVAAGEESEEVALQNERMFGALEAIYPRPSNIPPNPLVTPDVKDSQYDDSRTQLVPLLPVEEDDASDQFEEPPVGLPSSYHQSDKYDDAISRVPQASDALFTTAQQQPNGSINTTRSGVPAEADVVAAASAAYTAIMQSNQMGNMIDQDLLIKILSDPAQIQRLMKEYGALKHEQSTNSSVASMVQGPPPQMTASVPVSIPDRSNAFHNINPKLPPPPVPNRLPPASVTMNAPASSSQAISFPSGPTRGLNYYQNLIHQHGGERQEPLQQHGMQFAMHHQPLASQASAADVVSSGAMPARDTKQRPTKPCAYFNSARGCRNGANCTFLHDVSAARKEQSKGSKRIKLDSRIAGRY
- the LOC103645802 gene encoding uncharacterized protein, whose amino-acid sequence is MSHRPSLLQRILDESSSDDDDDISFGEYNIFHHPSHIHRKRVGSMPGHIVKYRDRQGGHARMFQDYLADNSTFSLSDFRRRYRMSRDLFKRIMAAVQDHDDYFQLKFNAANIAGLSCFQKVTAVFRMLTYGVAADATDEYVRIGESTVIESLRRFVKAVIQVFGDEYLRSPNENDTARLLELGKQRGFPGMLGSIDCMHWRWKNCPSAWHAEGQAPQVHYSINGHNYTMGYYLADGIYPSWATLVKTIPEPQGNKRRYFAKAQEALRKDVERAFGVLQSRFAIVRGPARFWDEETLGDIMKACVIMHNMIVEDEEEIDPDERFQDGGQNVQPSHDHHQDLDEFIEVHRKIRDKETHHQLQEDLVEHIWRHHADEY
- the LOC103645803 gene encoding glutathione S-transferase T3-like; this encodes MQTALPMDPVGGESMTQDDSAMATQNPSATGLEFEEVLTMQGGYFSNLMSEGNNNMSLDDYDIVSEQHPSVVVTSSRPNQKRSANFSQQEDALVVSAWLNISLDPVNGTNQTRGTFWKRVYNYYHNHKTFPSYRSQSSISHRWGFILESVNKFCACISDIEGRRQSGVTLQDKIVQAMALYKSRDKDNKSFQCMHCWNILRNQPKWHEKRKLMDDLKKVANKKHKTNIVSSPGTITPIINESSNSNPINDNSRPEEETPKRPIGIKKSKEVMRRGGAESYMEASKHFWDKKKECDAEKEKKKEERFNMAYEIEKERLQLDQVRASTEQMRAATEQVRAANEAKNLEVKNSELQMKKMLEEERIMTMELDTMPEHLQQFYRNLQNEIIARRVYK